A region of Enoplosus armatus isolate fEnoArm2 chromosome 14, fEnoArm2.hap1, whole genome shotgun sequence DNA encodes the following proteins:
- the LOC139296007 gene encoding ras-related protein Rab-8A-like has translation MAKTYDYLFKLLLIGDSGVGKTCVLFRFSEDAFNSTFISTIGIDFKIRTIELDGKKIKLQIWDTAGQERFRTITTAYYRGAMGIMLVYDITNEKSFENIKNWIRNIEEHASSDVEKMVLGNKCDINDKRQVSKDRGEKLALEFGIKFMETSAKANINVENAFLTLARDIKSKMDTKLEGNTPQGSSHGVKISEPQKKTSFFRCSLL, from the exons ATGGCGAAGACATACGACTATTTGTTTAAATTACTGTTAATCGGCGACTCTGGTGTCGGGAAGACCTGTGTTCTGTTCAGGTTTTCAGAAGACGCCTTCAACTCGACGTTTATCTCAACAATAG GCATTGATTTCAAGATTAGGACAATAGAGCTTGACGGCAAGAAGATAAAGTTACAAATATG GGATACGGCTGGTCAGGAGCGCTTCCGAACAATCACAACAGCATACTACAGAGGAGCAATG GGCATCATGCTTGTCTACGACATCACCAACGAGAAGTCTTTTGAAAATATCAAGAACTGGATAAGGAACATAGAGGAG CATgcatcatctgatgttgaaaaGATGGTCCTTGGCAACAAGTGTGATATCAACGACAAGCGGCAGGTGTCCAAAGACAGGGGGGAGAAG cttgCGTTAGAGTTTGGAATAAAGTTCATGGAGACTAGTGCAAAGGCCAACATCAATGTGGAAAAT GCATTTCTGACACTTGCTAGAGACATCAAATCaaaaatggacacaaaattg gAGGGCAACACGCCACAGGGGAGCAGTCATGGAGTCAAGATCTCAGAGCCTCAGAAAAAGACCAGCTTCTTCCGCTGTAGCCTACTCTGA